The Porphyrobacter sp. HT-58-2 genome segment AGACCTCCAAGGAAGTGGGCGTCGATGTGTCGTTCAAGTCCTTGCAGGAGAATTTCGACGCGGTGGTGCTGGCAGGCGGTGCGGAAGATGCGCGCCAGCTCGCCATTCCCGGCGCCGAAATGCCTGGCGTGCGATTGGCGATGGAATTCCTCACCCAGCAGAACAAGCGCGTGGCGGGCGATGATGAACTGCGTGCCGCCCCGCGCGGGAGCCTGTTGGCGACCGGCAAGCATGTCGTGGTGCTTGGCGGAGGCGATACCGGCAGCGACTGCGTCGGCACCTCGAACCGACAGGGCGCCTTGAGCGTGACGCAGCTCGAAATCATGCCCAAGCCGCCGGAGAAAGAGGACAAGGCGCTGACCTGGCCCGATTGGCCGATGAAGCTGCGCACCTCGTCCAGCCATCAGGAAGGTGTCGAGCGCGACTGGGCGGTGCTCGCCAAGCGCGTCCTTGGTGATGGCGAGAAAGTCACCGGCCTCGAATGCGTGCGCGTCGAATGGCAAGGCGGGCAGATGCAGGAAATGGCGGGGACTGAATTCACCATCCCGGCTGATCTCATCTTGCTGGCGATGGGTTTTGTCGGGCCGAAGAAGGCAGGGCTGCTCGAACAGGCGGGCGTCGATCTGACCGCGCGCGGCAATGTCGATGCCGACACCAACAATTACGCCACCAGCGTTCCGGGCGTGTTCGCCTGCGGCGACATGCGGCGCGGTCAGAGCCTTGTGGTCTGGGCGATCCGCGAAGGCCGTCAGGCCGCCCGCGCGGTGGACGAGGCGCTGATGGGGGTTTCCGAACTGCCGCGCTGAGCCATGCCCGCTCCGGTTCTTCCCAAGGCGCTGGCCTTCGACGTGTTCGGTACGGTTGTCGACTGGCGCACCAGTGTTGCGCGGGAGTCCGCAGCGTTCCTAGCGGCGATCGGACACAGCGACATTGATGCAGCCGCTTTTGCCGATGCGTGGCGGGCGCAGTATATCGCGGCGATGATCGGGATGCGCAAATCGGGCCGCGCCTTCGTGCCGCTCGATGTGCTGCACCGCGAGATGCTGGAAGCGGCCTTTCGCGAGCGCGATGTCGATCCGGCGCGCCTTGATCCTGATCTACTGGCCGACTGGAACCGCGCCTGGCACCGGCTTGATCCCTGGCCGGACACGGTCGAGGGGCTGACCCGGTTGAAGACGCGGTTTCCGATAGTCACGCTGTCGAACGGGAATGTCGCGCTGTTGCTGACGATGGCGCGGCGCGCTGGCCTGCCGTGGGATGCTATTCTGGGAGCTGAGATCACGAAGGCCTACAAGCCCGATCCGCAGGCCTATCTCGGCACTGCCGAAGTGCTGGGTATTGCCCCCGGCGAACTGTGCCTTGTCGCCGCGCATCATGGCGATCTGGCAGCGGCGCGGGCCTGCGACTTGCAGACGGCCTACGTCGATCGCCCGGACGAATATGGCGGCGCGCCCGCGCCTGACGCGCATCACGAG includes the following:
- a CDS encoding glutamate synthase subunit beta codes for the protein MGKETGFLELDRRERDYLDPKERLKNYREFVIQPDDATLTGQASRCMNCGIPYCHNGCPVNNMIPDWNHLVYEADWKRALDNLHSTNNFPEFTGRICPAPCEAACTLNIIDQPVTIKSIECAIVDRGWKEGWVKPQIAEKKTGKSVAVVGSGPAGLACAQQLARAGHSVTVFEKSDRVGGLLRYGIPDFKMEKHLINRRCQQMEAEGVTFKTSKEVGVDVSFKSLQENFDAVVLAGGAEDARQLAIPGAEMPGVRLAMEFLTQQNKRVAGDDELRAAPRGSLLATGKHVVVLGGGDTGSDCVGTSNRQGALSVTQLEIMPKPPEKEDKALTWPDWPMKLRTSSSHQEGVERDWAVLAKRVLGDGEKVTGLECVRVEWQGGQMQEMAGTEFTIPADLILLAMGFVGPKKAGLLEQAGVDLTARGNVDADTNNYATSVPGVFACGDMRRGQSLVVWAIREGRQAARAVDEALMGVSELPR
- a CDS encoding haloacid dehalogenase type II, translating into MPAPVLPKALAFDVFGTVVDWRTSVARESAAFLAAIGHSDIDAAAFADAWRAQYIAAMIGMRKSGRAFVPLDVLHREMLEAAFRERDVDPARLDPDLLADWNRAWHRLDPWPDTVEGLTRLKTRFPIVTLSNGNVALLLTMARRAGLPWDAILGAEITKAYKPDPQAYLGTAEVLGIAPGELCLVAAHHGDLAAARACDLQTAYVDRPDEYGGAPAPDAHHEQVWEWSAPSLTALADQLGC